In a single window of the Halobaculum lipolyticum genome:
- a CDS encoding Rid family detoxifying hydrolase, producing the protein MKEIVSTDEAPAAVGAYSQATTNGDLLFTAGQIPLTPDGELLDDAPIAEQTELALDNLLAIVAEAGADASDVLKTTVFLADIDDFEAMNETYATYFEETPPARSAVQAGALPKGVGVEIEAVVSLE; encoded by the coding sequence ATGAAAGAGATCGTCTCAACCGACGAGGCGCCCGCGGCGGTCGGCGCGTACAGCCAAGCGACGACGAACGGCGACCTGCTGTTCACCGCGGGGCAGATCCCGCTGACCCCCGACGGCGAGTTGCTGGACGACGCCCCGATCGCCGAACAGACGGAACTCGCGCTCGACAACCTCCTCGCCATCGTCGCGGAGGCGGGCGCCGACGCCTCGGACGTGCTGAAGACGACGGTGTTCCTCGCGGACATCGACGACTTCGAGGCGATGAACGAGACGTACGCGACGTACTTCGAGGAGACGCCGCCGGCGCGGTCGGCGGTGCAGGCGGGCGCGCTCCCGAAGGGCGTCGGCGTCGAGATCGAGGCGGTCGTCTCGCTGGAGTAA
- a CDS encoding UvrD-helicase domain-containing protein: MTDPEVTRLFGGPGSGKTTALLDSVEELIDEGAQMRDILVVSYTRAAAAEIRERLAERLDTTPRHLQGNVATMHAKAYELLDLSRGDVVGEDDKEEFCDDYGVEYEDEYSGGGRRTARSTTLGNKVIATSQWLQRTKRDVSDWYDVPFQWDVEEVRLPPEIDPNAQEGNKYTPTWPGDDDRLDVPEAIRAWRAYKGDEGLVGFADMLERVKQRSLLPTVDHLVIDEFQDITTLQYDVFEEWKPHVETALIAGDDDQVVYAWQGADPALLLDTPVDNDEILPNSYRLPSNILNVVNTEIRHIDKRQEKDLKPRTEGGVVEAVDSPSMLDLVRNVRHTIRSTDDETVMVLFRARYQMFDFIDEFISEGIPFSCLTDQRMWTDRLTDYVHAIEHVEKGEALTALEARRLADILQDSAFGSNDRDELYEFLDDVEETADEDDLAEIPLSPEDVTDRVPFMPDGPAAADMARKITSFQRKSLKAYFAGDYTGEDADRVRLGTIHSAKGREADHVFVNTDLTEKVVEQMAAQAEQNGLEVTGVDGEEFTKSTNPVPVLTDNERRVFYVGMSRARERLVLMENLVNGAPTLPISVVLHNEIREEDPQAIVDEIVETTEAPEPEA, from the coding sequence ATGACCGACCCGGAAGTGACCCGACTGTTCGGTGGACCCGGCAGCGGGAAGACGACCGCGCTCCTCGACAGCGTCGAGGAGCTCATCGACGAGGGCGCGCAGATGCGCGACATCCTCGTCGTCTCGTACACGCGGGCGGCCGCCGCGGAGATCCGCGAGCGCCTCGCAGAGCGCCTCGACACCACCCCCCGCCACCTCCAGGGGAACGTCGCGACGATGCACGCGAAGGCGTACGAACTGCTCGACCTCTCGCGCGGCGACGTCGTCGGCGAGGACGACAAAGAGGAGTTCTGCGACGACTACGGCGTCGAGTACGAGGACGAGTACTCCGGGGGCGGTCGCCGCACGGCGCGGTCGACGACGCTGGGCAACAAGGTGATCGCCACCTCGCAGTGGCTCCAGCGCACGAAACGCGACGTCTCCGACTGGTACGACGTCCCCTTCCAGTGGGACGTCGAGGAGGTGCGCCTCCCGCCGGAGATCGACCCCAACGCCCAGGAGGGGAACAAGTACACCCCGACGTGGCCCGGCGACGACGACCGCCTCGACGTGCCGGAGGCGATCCGGGCGTGGCGCGCCTACAAGGGCGACGAGGGGCTGGTCGGCTTCGCGGACATGCTCGAACGCGTGAAGCAGCGCTCGCTGCTCCCGACGGTCGACCACCTCGTGATCGACGAGTTCCAGGACATCACGACGCTGCAGTACGACGTGTTCGAGGAGTGGAAACCGCACGTGGAGACGGCGCTCATCGCCGGCGACGACGACCAGGTCGTGTACGCGTGGCAGGGGGCCGACCCCGCGCTGCTGCTCGACACCCCCGTCGACAACGACGAGATCCTGCCGAACTCCTACCGTCTCCCCTCGAACATCCTCAACGTCGTCAACACGGAGATCCGCCACATCGACAAGCGCCAGGAGAAGGACCTCAAGCCGCGCACGGAGGGCGGCGTCGTCGAGGCGGTCGACTCGCCGTCGATGCTCGATCTGGTGCGCAACGTCCGCCACACGATCCGCTCGACCGACGACGAGACGGTGATGGTGCTGTTCCGGGCGCGCTACCAGATGTTCGACTTCATCGACGAGTTCATCTCCGAGGGGATCCCGTTCTCGTGTCTCACCGACCAGCGGATGTGGACCGACCGGCTCACCGACTACGTCCACGCGATCGAACACGTCGAGAAGGGCGAGGCGCTCACCGCGCTGGAGGCGCGCCGGCTCGCGGACATCCTGCAGGACTCGGCGTTCGGCTCCAACGACCGCGACGAGCTGTACGAGTTCCTCGACGACGTCGAGGAGACCGCCGACGAGGACGACCTCGCGGAGATCCCCCTGTCGCCGGAGGACGTCACCGACCGCGTCCCGTTCATGCCCGACGGTCCCGCCGCCGCCGACATGGCCCGCAAGATCACCAGCTTCCAGCGCAAGTCGCTGAAGGCGTACTTCGCGGGCGACTACACCGGCGAGGACGCCGACCGCGTCCGCCTCGGCACGATCCACTCGGCGAAGGGTCGCGAGGCCGACCACGTGTTCGTCAACACCGACCTCACCGAGAAGGTCGTCGAGCAGATGGCCGCCCAGGCCGAGCAGAACGGGCTGGAGGTGACCGGCGTCGACGGCGAGGAGTTCACGAAGTCGACGAACCCCGTCCCCGTCCTGACGGACAACGAGCGCCGCGTGTTCTACGTCGGGATGTCGCGCGCCCGCGAGCGCCTCGTCCTCATGGAGAACCTCGTCAACGGCGCGCCGACGCTGCCGATCTCGGTCGTGCTCCACAACGAGATCCGCGAGGAGGATCCGCAGGCGATCGTCGACGAGATCGTCGAGACGACGGAGGCGCCCGAGCCGGAAGCGTAG
- a CDS encoding riboflavin synthase → MFTGIVETAGEVVGREETPEGLRLRVAAEGLDDLHHGQSVAVSGVCLTVEEFGGYDDADGDGSGDRSWFSVFLAAETVAKTYLDEVREGDAVNVERALAADGRFDGHVVQGHVDTTAEVRAVERVGEDWRFTFSIPEGYGKYVVDKGSVALDGISLTVAEKRGDEFDVAIIPTTYDLTTLSGKAPGDPVHVEVDVVAKYVETMLEGYAESMLADAPAPSMD, encoded by the coding sequence ATGTTCACCGGAATCGTGGAGACCGCCGGCGAGGTCGTGGGGCGCGAGGAGACGCCCGAGGGGCTTCGCCTGCGCGTCGCCGCCGAAGGACTCGACGACCTCCACCACGGGCAGTCCGTCGCCGTCAGCGGCGTCTGTCTCACCGTCGAGGAGTTCGGCGGGTACGACGACGCCGACGGGGACGGATCGGGCGACCGCTCGTGGTTCAGCGTGTTCCTCGCGGCCGAGACGGTCGCGAAGACGTACCTCGACGAGGTGCGCGAGGGCGACGCGGTCAACGTCGAGCGGGCGCTCGCGGCCGACGGCCGCTTCGACGGCCACGTCGTGCAGGGCCACGTCGACACGACCGCCGAGGTCCGTGCGGTCGAGCGCGTCGGCGAGGACTGGCGCTTCACCTTCTCGATCCCGGAGGGCTACGGGAAGTACGTCGTCGACAAGGGGTCGGTCGCCCTCGACGGCATCTCGCTCACCGTCGCCGAGAAACGCGGCGACGAGTTCGACGTGGCGATCATCCCGACGACGTACGACCTGACGACGCTGTCGGGGAAGGCGCCGGGCGACCCGGTCCACGTCGAAGTGGACGTGGTCGCGAAGTACGTGGAGACCATGCTGGAGGGGTACGCCGAATCGATGCTGGCTGACGCGCCCGCGCCGTCGATGGACTGA
- a CDS encoding DUF502 domain-containing protein produces the protein MDAFRRLRASFVAGLFLVLPLAVTLFVLDFAVNRLTVTLAPVVSGSGLAELVGNEALATALAVAIIAVGVTLLGFVASNEAGRRLFGGFERGVRLLPIVRAVYFGVRQVSESLSAPGDGFDRVVVAEFPRDGTWAIGFVTNPAPTSVRRVAGGELMTVFFPHSPNPTAGKLAMMHPDDYTEIEMSVARGLRLLVTTGLSVDDPERLPSVVAPEREVVAADGE, from the coding sequence ATGGATGCCTTCAGGCGGCTGCGGGCGAGTTTCGTCGCGGGGCTGTTCCTCGTGCTCCCCCTCGCCGTGACGCTGTTCGTGCTCGACTTCGCGGTGAACCGGCTCACGGTCACGCTCGCGCCGGTCGTGAGCGGCTCCGGTCTCGCCGAACTCGTCGGCAACGAGGCGCTCGCGACGGCGCTGGCGGTCGCGATCATCGCCGTCGGCGTCACGCTGCTCGGCTTCGTCGCCTCGAACGAGGCGGGGCGCCGGCTGTTCGGCGGCTTCGAACGCGGCGTCCGCCTGCTCCCCATCGTCCGGGCGGTGTACTTCGGCGTCCGACAGGTGAGCGAGTCGCTGTCGGCGCCCGGCGACGGCTTCGACCGGGTCGTCGTCGCGGAGTTCCCCCGCGACGGCACGTGGGCCATCGGCTTCGTCACCAACCCCGCGCCGACCAGCGTGCGCCGCGTCGCCGGCGGGGAGTTGATGACCGTGTTCTTCCCCCACAGCCCGAACCCGACCGCGGGCAAACTGGCGATGATGCACCCCGACGACTACACCGAGATCGAGATGAGCGTCGCCCGCGGGCTGCGGCTGCTCGTCACCACCGGGCTGTCGGTCGACGACCCGGAGAGACTGCCGTCGGTCGTCGCGCCCGAGCGGGAGGTCGTCGCGGCTGACGGGGAGTGA
- a CDS encoding M24 family metallopeptidase — protein MDAALDTDYAPLAAELRERDAVGLVVVGDRFDDDLRYCSRFSGPDRDHAFVLTPGSDGDGHTALCAPALFDEQARREFPGDAVRVERQGDPAGVRAAAALADAGHDSGTVLVPQGIPHDAAVYLEDAGYAVASTDALARARERKTDAEIDRLRRVQRAAIRGIRRAEAVLAEATVDAETDEVRWNGGVLSTERLRRQVNETLAAHGVRDAGNTVVGAGSTAADLHYTGTDVIRAGETVLLDVSPRGPDGYYGDVTRTFAVDPDGGWDRRAYLAVEAAREAALEEVAAGVPASTVHEEAAAELAAHGFRVDDDEVGFTHSTGHGVGVSLHEGPSLTADRELAAGNVLTIEPGVYDPDEGGVRLEDLIVVTESGFEFLGEYPFSLVPRERE, from the coding sequence ATGGACGCCGCGCTCGACACCGACTACGCGCCGCTGGCGGCCGAACTCCGCGAGCGCGACGCCGTCGGCCTCGTCGTCGTCGGCGACCGCTTCGACGACGACCTGCGCTACTGCAGCCGCTTTTCCGGTCCCGACCGCGACCACGCGTTCGTGCTCACTCCCGGGAGCGACGGCGACGGCCACACCGCCCTCTGTGCGCCGGCGCTGTTCGACGAGCAGGCGCGCCGGGAGTTCCCCGGCGACGCGGTCCGCGTCGAGCGCCAAGGCGACCCCGCGGGCGTCCGCGCCGCCGCGGCGCTGGCCGACGCCGGCCACGACTCCGGGACGGTGCTCGTGCCGCAGGGGATCCCGCACGACGCCGCCGTCTACCTGGAGGACGCCGGCTACGCGGTCGCCTCGACGGACGCCCTCGCCCGCGCCCGCGAGAGGAAGACCGACGCCGAGATCGATCGCCTCCGTCGCGTCCAACGGGCGGCGATCCGCGGGATCCGACGGGCGGAGGCGGTGCTGGCTGAGGCGACCGTCGACGCCGAGACCGACGAGGTGCGTTGGAACGGCGGCGTCCTCTCCACCGAGCGCCTCCGCCGGCAAGTGAACGAGACGCTCGCCGCCCACGGCGTCCGCGACGCCGGCAACACCGTGGTCGGCGCGGGGTCGACCGCGGCGGACCTCCACTACACCGGGACGGACGTGATCCGGGCGGGCGAGACGGTGCTGCTCGACGTGTCGCCGCGCGGCCCGGACGGCTACTACGGCGACGTGACGCGGACGTTCGCCGTCGACCCCGACGGCGGCTGGGACCGCCGGGCGTACCTCGCGGTCGAAGCGGCCCGCGAAGCCGCACTGGAGGAGGTCGCCGCGGGCGTCCCGGCGTCGACGGTCCACGAGGAGGCCGCCGCCGAGTTGGCCGCCCACGGCTTCCGCGTCGACGACGACGAAGTGGGGTTCACCCACTCGACGGGCCACGGCGTCGGCGTCTCGCTCCACGAGGGACCGTCGCTGACGGCCGACCGGGAGCTGGCGGCGGGCAACGTGCTCACGATCGAACCGGGCGTGTACGACCCGGACGAGGGCGGCGTGCGCTTGGAGGACCTGATCGTCGTCACCGAGAGCGGCTTCGAGTTCCTCGGCGAGTACCCGTTCTCGCTGGTGCCGCGCGAGCGCGAGTGA
- a CDS encoding DUF7533 family protein, translating into MALGILEQLGLAATLIFALPVAVYGIQRLLDGQTALGAGVLVVAVLMVLLPRRLTSPDDVPGKVAEKAVGSVVKEPDEPSDDSTE; encoded by the coding sequence GTGGCACTCGGCATCCTCGAACAACTCGGTCTCGCGGCGACGCTGATCTTCGCGCTTCCGGTCGCGGTGTACGGGATCCAACGGCTCCTCGACGGCCAGACCGCCCTCGGCGCCGGCGTGCTCGTCGTCGCCGTCCTCATGGTCCTGCTCCCGCGGCGACTCACCAGCCCCGACGACGTGCCGGGGAAGGTCGCGGAGAAGGCGGTCGGCTCCGTGGTCAAAGAGCCAGACGAGCCGTCCGACGACTCGACGGAGTGA